ATCTCTTCGTCCGTAGAACAACTTTAATCCCTTCCTAGTACATGCAAATAAGGAAATTAATATCAACAAAAAAGCATAAAGGGGATTTCGAAACCCTAGCCTCAACGATTTTGGGAACCGAGATGAAgtaagaggaagagaagaacatCGTGAAGCTAATCGTTCTTTATCAGCGACAAGAAGCTTCTCTCGAGCTTGAACAACTCCAATTGTAGCCGGCAGAGACTACAAAGTGATTCTAGTATGTGGTGTTtagagaggagagaagaaagaaggatGACGAACGAGAGATGTGACGATGAGTTCAAGGTCTCCGACGAAATAAGACGGccggagaagaagatgttgatAATGAAACCTAATCGCCTTTTCGTTGGAGAGAAAGAAGAGTCAGAGTCGACGACATGTTATGAttttttactctgtttttttttacttcttagTTAGTAATAGTAAAAACAATTTGAGTAATTACATTACTTTTTTAATACTTGTATTTAGAAATTAATAGAAAGGACAAAACATGATTCGGCATACATGTTTATACTACGGGGACAaagattttggttttaattcTAAGGGGACAAGGTAGTACttgttttgttctctttttccAAATTTCTGAAATAATTTTCTATAGGGGTTTTTGCAAATATAACTCAAAACAAAAAGTCAAATTCAAAAGTAACCcatgatttttttgaaatttttatttgccATTTTCACCTTAGAAATTCctattattcacgaaaatgtcatttttccccaaaaaatgtttattttactcaatcatcttcatctttctcttttatttacaacattgtcattgggggtgattggtagttgctgttggtgctgtccacagccctatttatttctagagcaccaaattcagagcattcaagctttaaattttttttttgaaaccacagctcttgaaataacctacagctgtacaagtgctctgcagagccaaatatcaaaagcaattttttagtgcttttcataaaattatacaacaataaaatcaaaagccacagaaaaaaatcaacagatttttttctacagcaaaaatttAAAGCTACAGCCTTTACCAATCAGACTCATTGTCTTCAACACCCCAACTACCATAAGCAACCAATTTCAAACTCTAAATGCACCTAAAATCAACATCTGCatcttcatattcatatttCGTATACACACAGACCATTTCTCTTTCACTTCCTATCTTATTTCATACTAAAATCTCaacttttttatttcaaaatttataagctTATATGAGTTACTCAAGTTCATGACACATTGTCAAAAATGAGTTGGTAACTTTTATTAAAAGTTATGTGTGCTTAGAAgatgtttaataataattttcacaatacaattttcattctttatattatttggtttgataatcaacaaatcaaattataagGATTTTTTAAGATAATTCACTGATTATCATGATTTCTTATtaatcttttaattatttaatttaattcaaTATGCATATTATTGGTTTATTGACAACtaatattaattagttttatattttcctttttgaacatagttaaaataaattaaaattaaaaattattaactaatcaaattataataattttcccAAATTCTCTATATGAGTGACACGTAAACGAAAATCACTTAATTGACTTCAAATATATAGCAGGATAGGATAGGATATGGTATAACTTGTATGTTTACTACCGTGTCGCTTCCCCATTCTCATCAAAGAGGGTCTGTTTGATGTCTGAGACAACACGGAATATCTCTTTTACTGAGTGCTTGCCGTTAATGACTTATGAGCGTTTGATCATATAttcattttgttatttaaaaataaatcgtTATAACTTAGTTGTTTCACTGCTCGTCCAACACATAACAAATAACACATATAACCACGTCGTTAAATCAGCTTTTATTCATAGTTCAGATAATAGATAAGCCCTGTTCATTTTAAAGACGCCGCGACCAGCGGCTGCGGCCAATAATTACACTGCAACGGAAGTAAATTCATTGATGTTGAAACTAAAACAGACGCAAACTGATAATCAAGGGAAGGAAATCGGAGTTGCCGCAGTCGCTGATATTTTCAGCGTCGTGTTTACTGGTTTTCATTTGCCGCGGCGACTTAATAATCAGATCCGTTTTATTTTGACGGTGCTGTGTTTTCCGTAACCATAGAGAGAATTTTGAGTCGCTGCGGAGTTTGGCATCGTTGATAAAACGAACAGGACTATAGTTTATTCCAAGAcactcatataaataaaatcttcAGGGATTGTTGACGCAGTAGCGGCGAACTCCTGGACAGCATAAAATTTGAAGCTCTGGATGACAACAAACGAAACCGCAGTCGTCCTCAGCGAACTCCTGGACAGCATATAgaaattgatataatgattttatattcctATAAAAATATAGTAGTATCTATAATAATTACTAATCTCTTATAACTTTTATAAATGCTTCATAAATAATTAGGCTTTGAAAATTTGACGGATTATATTTAACAGAACAAATGAAaactttgatttaaaaaatgGTTTGCATTTAAGTCAAATAATATACTGGATAAAGTAATGTTATGATTGAAAATAATTCTAAGATGGATTTTTGGTTCATTGattgtattttttgtatttttattcagagagagaaataaatatttggcaaaaaaatatgtaaaacattaagaaaacattagcaaaaatttaataaaatgaatgaaatgaggacgagaaaaaaaaagagcccGAAGAAATTGCATAATGTGTTGGAGAAGTTGAtgtgataattacatatataattctaCAAGCATTTGTTATTACTAAATATTCATCATTCATTTTTACAACAAATTTAGGAAAACTTTACGATTGATTTTCGCCCTATCTgaagttaattatatatttttaatgtttctaattattatttaaattatgacattgtatatataatatatattttcatacaatatttatatccgCGAATTCGCAGGGAAACCTAGTTGTTTTTAACTTTAACAGCATGAATGATTTTTTACgctacttcttttttttctgtacAAACTAAATAAGCTAGGGGAGCTATATGGTtatttttacataataaaacaacattatattttttcataaaatatttagcaGCATGAATTATTAgatgtgtttaataataaattacacaatatattttttcattccttatatatttggtttgataatcaacaaatcaaattataagGATTTTTTAAAGTAACTAATTGATTATGATGATTTCTTATCAATCttttaattagttaatataATTCAATATGCATATTATTGGGTTATTGGCAACTAgcattaattagttttatactttctttttttgaaaacataattaaaataaagaaaaattaaaagttatcgaccaaacaaattataacaattttctcAAACTCTTTATATAAGTGACACCTAAGGAAAAATCACTTAATTGACTTCTCAGTTAATGTATAGTAggatctaattaaaataactaaaaattaaacatctctcaactaatcaaattattacaattttttaagTTATCTCTATGATTGACACATAAGTAGAAATTACTAAAGTAACTTCTCAATTTTTGAATTCTTATAACTGTAAATTCTTAAAacacattaatatttttatttattatatcaaatttgtattttttagaaaaaaataataagatggGTTTTTTTCTAATGTTGAAATATGTAAAATGTTTGATTACTTTTCTTTAAATTTACTCTGTATTTAAAtcagattttttcatatttaccttttttattatcaaaattgtatcatattattagatgtgtttaataataaatttcataatataattttcattccTTATATTATTTGGTTTGATAATCAACAAATCAAATGATAAGGACTTTTTAAGGTAACTAACTGattatcatgatttttttatcaatcttttaattattaatttaattcagTATGCATATTATTTGGTTATTGACAGCtaatattaattagttttatacatttttaacataattaaaataaaaaaagatcatcaaccaataaaattataataattttctcaaattttctATATGAGTGCCACGTAAACAAAAATTActtaagtgacttctcaattaatgcATAGTAGAATTTTGAGTATTGTCCTAAATAAAGTTGTTTTAACTGTAGAATTGTCGCTATTGATTAATAGATTTATACTGTAAGACAGTAGATTAATTTTGTTGTGGTTGATTTAATTTGTTAACAATGGCTCCAGTTAATTTCGccagcttctttttttttttataactggcTCATTATGCGTTAATTTCGCCAATCGAACAAAAAATCAGTTTCCTTCGTTCAATATTTTAAcacaatttatattaaaaagtttctACAAGCATAAAATATGTGGAAATTAAAAGTTAGTTTTATGATACGATAATTCTTTTTGTCAAAGGTGATAAAAAATTGTGCGACAATAGGATGTAAATATCGCGTGGCGCCTCCACatttcttagagcatgattatcagTGGTGGAAGGAGAGTTCTTACGCGTAGGTCCTaccatttttttcaaaaaccgTGTTTCAATGTTGCCAAATAAGAAATGTTTCACACGGGTTTCTTGTACTGTTTGCGGGCCCCACAAACACGTGGCGGGCCAGTGGCGGAGCCACATAGAACAAGGTGAGGGCCATTGAACCCaacaaaatttaagaaattagTGTAAGTTATTAATCCCAACCTATATGGCCCCACTGTAAATATTTTAGCTTAGTGTAGATGCCCCTAAAAGTATTATTCTCTGCTTCCGCCACtggtggcggcccgcgattgattcatttttaatttttaattttttaattagaaaaaaaaattttaagaacccaaaaacgtttttaccgataatcatgctcttatttttcaatttgaaTGAATCATCATACCATGCTAATAATCAACATGACAACATCTCATCATATCAAGTTATCAACACATAAAATGCATGCATGTATTGATCCtaacttttttttggtcaaaaaaaaaaaaaaatgcatgcaTGTAAGGGAAAAAGAAAGGATAAGATACTTGTGGAGAGCACATGTCAAAAAGATCCAACGGCTCATATTCACCGACAATCCAATCCCTTTGTAAAAAAGCCACACGAAAATTAAAACACATAACCCAAGAAGCAGAAGAGATACCGAGCAGAACAGAGCAGAAGACAACAAGAATGGCTTCCTCGATACTAATGTCCTTTGCTCCGGCCACCGTAAGATGCTTCGCCACGGGGGCTAAGGGAACCACCAACACCACCACCACGAAAGAAGAGAAAAGTATCATTGACTTCGTTCTTGGCAGTTTGACCAAGCAAGATCAGTTTTACGAGACCGATCCTCTCCTCAagaaggtggacgataaagaaggaACCACCGGAGGCAACGGTGGCCGTAAAACGGTTTCAGGTGGCAAGAACTCGCTGGCAGTGCCACAGAAGAAGAACGGTGGTGGCTTCGGTGGTCTCTTTGccaagaaatgagaaaaatagtaaaaatgtgTGTAATCTGTGTACTCTGCATTTCAAAAGTCTAATTGTTGACTCCTTGTACGTCAATATCATCATAAAAAAAAGCTTCCAGTTCTGGAAAATTCATGGTCTTATGTTATCTCACTGAtgcttttaatttaaatttttttgctcAATTCATAGCACGGACAACATTGTATCATTTTATTGTGCAAGAACCAAAAGGGGGTTATAAGACAATTCAGTAACCCTTAAACCTTAAAACTCATCACTCAACCCTAGGGACATGATGGATTTCATCTTTTCTAACTGAAGTCTGTATAACATAAGAATGGCTTCTATATATACATGTGAATCAATAATGCAATTgccaaaaataaaaaccaaatatCACAACACATACTTGTTTGCCAGCAAGTAAAAGCTTTTCTATACATAATGAGTCCTCAAAAATAAGCATCAAAGGGCCATTTTCCGAGGAGATGGTGCCGTCATGGTGGATAGATTTTTCCAGCTTTTGACCCATCAAAGTGTTATCTCTTTACGTGGCAGTGTCATTGGTGCCTGGACTGAGAGATACAGGAAGCTTCTATATGCTAACTGGAGCTAGCTTGTTCTGGAAGCAGAGCAGCTTGTTTTCCTTTGATGAACACAGCAAGTTCCTCTGGGGCAACTACTCTGTTCAGCCATTTCTGCAGTTCTTCACCTTCTACTTTCTCTTCATCTAAAACCATTTTCACGttttcaagaaaaataaatcagagTCATGTACGAACCATCAACAATTAATGAATCAAACCAGCCCATATAAATGGTCTTGTGTTGTGTTTCAGTCAAGTTAGAAAATATTACTATCTAGATATGTAATGTGTTACCTTCCAGTTGAGCACCGAGCCCTTCTAATACATCTGGATTAGCACGAACAACAGTCAACGCAACATCAAGAGCGGACTGCAACAAATTTGTTACCTCTCTTTGAACAAGATCAACTAGATGCCCCTGTTATTTAAACATGAAAGTTTTTAAGTTTGCTTTCCATTTACAAGCCTAAGTAGAATGAAGTTACCTGATCTCTTCCCCATGGTGAGCCCCCAGAGTCATCCATCCCACCAGCAGAAAGTGTAGACACAGACACGGGTCCGATTTTCTGGTTGAGACCATATTCAGCTACTGCCTTGTATGCCATGTCGGTTGCTCTTCTGATATCATCAAGTGCACCTGTTGATATACGCCCCGAGTAAACAACCTCTTCAGCTGCACGACCTCCGAGAAGTGTGACCAAGCGGCCATGCAGTTCATCAATGAAAAGCAAATATCTATCTTCATGCGTTGGGGGAATATATGTAAAGCCCAATGCCCCTCCAGATCTCGGCAATATGCTTAATTTCTAGTAGCAAAACATGAACCAGCAGAGTATTAATAATGCTTGTAATCATGTGAATTAAGCTTATCCAAGAGgctgttttttttattgttttaccTCAACACGAGACTGTCCAGGAAGAAGATTTGCAACAGCTGTACCAACAACAGCATGCCCAGCTTCATGCCTTGCAACCACAGCCTTCTCACTGCCTTTTAGCCTTGCTGTTTTCTTCTCTATGCCCTGCAACAAGAGATGCACTTTTAAGGGAAAATCCTGACGATATGGTCAATATTGAGAAAGAATATACCGCTATTGATCGCTCCACAGCCTGAATGAAGTCAATTTTATCAACCGTCGTCTTGCTCTTCCTTCCAGCTAGCAAAGCAGCCTCATTAACTAGGTTTGCAAGGTCTGCcctataaaaaccaaaaataaaagttagCGAGATATACCAGCAAAACGCAGATAATAAACTTCCCGTCCAGAATTATACCCAGTAAAACCGGTAGTCATCGAGGCAATGCTACCAAGGTTGACATCATCTCCCAAAGGAAGCTCTTTCTTTGAAACATGCACTTTCAAAATGGACTCTCTTCCTACCTTGTTAGGTGTTTCCACCTGAAAAATGTTTCAGATGGCTATAATAAAGTGTTTGAACTGCGTAACCATTTTAAATAGACAGAGCCAGATCATTCTACTAACCGCAACAACACGATCAAATCTTCCTGGACGACGCAGGGCAGGGTCTAAGACATCAGCTCGATTTGTAGCTCCAAGAACAATGACTGCAGAGCTGCTGTcaaaaccatccatctcctgcAAACCAGTTGCCAACACATAACCGGATCATGCAAAGATCAGGAAAGCAACATCAGCAGAAAATAACTGCATTATTAAAAACTTACAGTGAGCAACTGATTCAATGTTTGCTCCCTTTCATCGTTGCTGACCATTCTGAATTTATTATCACGGCTTTTTGCTACAGCATCTATCTGCAAAATGTAATAGGAACAGATCAGTTTTGTTCAGATGAATGGCTCCaatgagttgatccaacaattGATCACGTATTCAAACCTCATCAATAAATATAATTGACGGAGCCTCCTTCTTGGCCCGTGCAAAGAGATCCCTTACACGTGAAGCACCCATGCCAACATACAGCTCTACAAACTCGCTTGCAGAGCAGCTAATGAAGGGGACTTCAGATTCCCCAGCAACAGCCTTTGCAAGAAGGGTTTTGCCTGTTCCAGGTAGACCGACCTaccaaaaatagaaacaaattcATAAATGCTAAACATAGTAACCAAACATTGCCCATAAACTCTATCTAAGAGAAGATTTCACTCACCAATAGGACACCACGAGGGGGACGAGCACCTAGGCGGACATACCTATCAGGATTCTTGAGGAACTCCTGCAACAATCAAGCCGAGTGTAGAAGAAATAAACAAGATCATGAACAAAGCTATTAAAGTAAGATTTGACTGTGCATTTCAGAGCACTGCCGCATTAAGGACAGAAAAAAACCTACCACAATCTCTTCCAGCTCTTCCTTTGCTTCATCAACACCGGCAACATCTGCAAAAGTGATAACTTCACCATCACCAGAAACTTTCCTCCCACCAGGGCCACCAGACTTGCGGGCCCTAAGCTGCCCCGTTGTACTCTATGTACACCTCATAAATATCTTTTAAGGAAACTGCACACACCCTTAACTTAAACAACCACACACTAGAGTATCATAAAAATGTACAAACCTGTGAAAAGCTAACAGGGAATCGGTGAAGAAGCCCTGCAAGCACTGCGATGTAGAACAACACTATCTGCaacacaaaaacaacaaaaggatgaaactttttttcaatataattACAACGCGAACAAATTTCCCTCTGTCCTTACCAATCCAGAGTTGAAGAAGCCACCAGCGCGCTTATCCGGCGACCCGAACTCAACATTATTCTCAAGCATCTTCTCGTACGGCGTCTTAATATCCCTTGGCCTCGTAGTTGAATACACAACCCTTTTAGTCGGAGCCACACTTCTAAGCAGAGACTCTGACCCCTCAGGGAGCTTCCCACCACTAGTCTCACTCTCTTGCCAGCTCCCATCATCTTTCAACTTAAACAAAACATGAACTCCATCCACCTCCACTTTCTTCACCTCGTCATTATTAACCTTACTCAAAAAGTCACTATACGGCACGCTCAAGAACGTCGTCTGCGTCCGGGGCTCCGACCCGGGTAACGGGATCCCGGGTCGGAGCAACCGCACCACAAACATAACGACACCTAACTGAAGCAGCAAAACACCAACCTCCTGGGCCTTGATTATCGGCTCCCACTCCCATTTCTTCGTGCCCTTCGACCACCACACTCCACCGCTTTTACCTTCCTTCcctcccttcttcttcttcttgttccctTCACCGTCGCTCGAGCTCGTTTTCTCATCGCCTTCTTGGCAGTTCACAATCgctctgctcctcttcttcctcctcgaaTCCCCTTCCCAGAGACTGAATCTCGGATCGGAGACGACGAATCGGCTCGGGTTGTGGCGAAACGCGCACGACCGAACGCGGACGAAGGTAGAAGCATGTGAAGACAAGAGAGTGTTGTAATTGCTAAAACAGGTTGAGAATCTGATCCCTGGTCTTAGCAATTCGATTGTAGTCATTGTTTTTCGGAACCCTAGAAATTGAGGAAATCAAAGGAAGACATGGCAACacatttttttgggtttatctTCTTTTGGGAAACGCGAGGTTTACTGGAAACAACGACTACGAATTTAGACCGTCGGATCGGAGGATGTGAGGGGGTTCTCCACCGTTGGATTCGCCGGAGTTCGGCTTGAAAGAAGATTTAATCGGCAGGGAGGTATCTAGTGCGGCAAGGAGTATAGAGAGTCACGGATAACGTCACGTGGTCACAGGATAAAATGGAATGGAATGATGAGATTTCGAGGCTTTTTCCCGACCACAGGTTTTAGACGGTGACTATGGGCCACGAATTTCATTTTTAGAGGACCCACGTAATGGGCCTAACGATAATCATGTATAATTTTATGGATGCAACTTTTTCGAAATAAATTTTCAAGATATTTGTCCTAGAGAACAACACATCAATACACTAAatggtgacaaaaaaaaaaacaaaaaatattgaaaactgTCCTTCATGAAAAACAATTTCAACATGATTTCAAGGAATATGTGGTCTTATTTTAGTGAATTTTATCTAATTAAGACATCTAAATTAAATGACGGCTTTTGTTTTAACTGTAATTCTCAATTACAATTATTTGATGAAATTGTAAGTTTAAtcgttttaattaaataaaatatgtcttattattattttctataacaTTCATTCCACGAAGAATACAAAATTGACATAAAAGTATATAGGGTAAATATATggcaatataaaattttatttgtatcaCAAAATTAACTTTCCATCAAACTTCGATAAATTTGGatgtgttttaattttaaagttaaaactaGATGTTTCGctcacatatataaacataattatcttgcggatatttttttaattctttcctGTTCCatcatcattttttaaaaaaccatCAAAATCTATAATCTTAGGAGGAAAAACTATAtatcaaacaataaaataaagtacGAAAGTAAACCTTTGTCTTTTTTATCTCTCATTACCTTTATAAATTACCTCTTTAAACCAACAATACACATCAAActaaacaaaaagttaaaataaaaacaaaataaaaataaatttaaaaggaaaattttataataatttagaaaaaacttaaaatttaaaataatgataaaatttttgatttatttgaaatacatatAGAAAGATCTTACTATTTCATATATtactttttgtaaaataaaaatagataatgatTATCATTAGGTAATAACAAAACACCATTACATATGATTTTAAACAAAACACATCTTGCAAAACATTAGGATCattgttatgaaccagattgtggatggctcataaccaagagattatgatttgtaatctttccatttatctatgacggtgtaatctcctatataaggaacctctatgttatgaataaagatagacttttcatttacttttataacacgttatcagcacgaaactctgaGAAACCCTGAGCCTAAAATTTTTgaccagaaaccctaattttctttctctttctcgtTTTGAATATTCAaccactaaaccctaaattttcaTACCAACAATCTTCCTAAGCCGCGAAAGCAATCCGACCAGACGATCTGTTCGCATCCTGACATACCGACGACCAGGCGATCGCGATAGCGCATCCGATAGATGATCCGACTGACGATCCTGACTGCTCTTCGCGACCCGACGATCCGATTCGGCACGTACCAGCTCACGAAGTTCTTCTCGATTCTCGGTGGTCCGTTCAACCCGTTTGGAGGTTAAGGTAAacatctaaaccctaaaaccttaaaACTCCAAATTGGATTTTAataatccgataaaccctaaatcatgttcctatatgattaaaatccgataaactctaaccctatatctataaaccctaaataaaataagtatcaaaattaattatactataattatcaaatcacatattaaaaccctaatcgaatatttttgaaatcaaaactgttttcggttttgatcattgaggttttaaatctgattgaatctgatgttatgttgctagaattgtttgacagTTAAGTTGCTAGATTTATTATTCTCATCCCGCTAGTTTAATAATTCTGATATGTTTAAGTCTTGATTAAATCTGACCtgcttgtttttattaataCTTTGATCAcagttaggattgatagatttattttctcatcctgcttggttaattgttcatctcatttaaaattgtttaaaccgaccagcctgttaaagcattgattgaatccgataggttgctagcttgctttgcttatataatccgataggttgataaattcatgataaaatctaatgtcttgaggtttaagattgtatgctaggTTAGATTTTATTGATTGATGTGATTAGAAATCatgaaaccctaattctagtcCTAACCTTAATCCGCATATCTGAaacttgaaaccctaaattcattATGCTTATGacttatattaaattgattgatctgattatatgtttttgggGTTTGATAAATTatgatactagataaattatttacacatggtttatgttAAATACTAATCAGTCTTGAAattgattcattgaaattcatgcttgaaatctatattctagtattgctaaaatcagacttgaaactgattcattgaaattcatgcttgaaatctatattctagtattgctaaaatcagctttgaaactgattgagtgattaataaatctttttactagtcttcttaaaatccattgattgttaaaccataattgcatgattaattgaatccgttttgctagtcttgataaaccataatattatgagcacatagaaatagtattgctgagacttgctagaaattgactgattgattaaatgcctttaagtttgatagtctcattgtcctcccaagattgaaatccgaattgattgtttttaagagtaaggccgcatgaaaattatacctaaatattgagtgatatatgatttgagatgtcgaaaatcaacctggattttgctgccctaaatctctctagagataattatttacggtgggtattggatacaaagattatcctaaagtcaaaaaaaCTTGGTGAATTTATCATAGAagacaataatgccaatgagaaagattgatacagggCAATATTAATtgttagccatcatcttattaagagtctcaaagatcagtatctgactatagagaatcctctagacctttggacaaagttaaaaatcgagatatgatcaccaaagaacggtgttattaccaaaggccctatttgattggaggaatcccagaatccaggtttataagtctgtggatgagtctattgctagctgggcaaaataatggattactgatgagaaacagtgaattgagaccttctggattaaccccattacctgataccaataaagccgcagaagaaaaaaaaagaagaggtaaccacgtccagaatgatagaccacacgatcatggccgtggagggtggaaaatacgtggccatggccactataacacatttggccgtgagaatcactatggcagaggccgtgggtatcaacctaatttgagccatggtc
This genomic stretch from Brassica napus cultivar Da-Ae chromosome C9, Da-Ae, whole genome shotgun sequence harbors:
- the LOC106410322 gene encoding ATP-dependent zinc metalloprotease FTSH 9, chloroplastic; this translates as MTTIELLRPGIRFSTCFSNYNTLLSSHASTFVRVRSCAFRHNPSRFVVSDPRFSLWEGDSRRKKRSRAIVNCQEGDEKTSSSDGEGNKKKKKGGKEGKSGGVWWSKGTKKWEWEPIIKAQEVGVLLLQLGVVMFVVRLLRPGIPLPGSEPRTQTTFLSVPYSDFLSKVNNDEVKKVEVDGVHVLFKLKDDGSWQESETSGGKLPEGSESLLRSVAPTKRVVYSTTRPRDIKTPYEKMLENNVEFGSPDKRAGGFFNSGLIVLFYIAVLAGLLHRFPVSFSQSTTGQLRARKSGGPGGRKVSGDGEVITFADVAGVDEAKEELEEIVEFLKNPDRYVRLGARPPRGVLLVGLPGTGKTLLAKAVAGESEVPFISCSASEFVELYVGMGASRVRDLFARAKKEAPSIIFIDEIDAVAKSRDNKFRMVSNDEREQTLNQLLTEMDGFDSSSAVIVLGATNRADVLDPALRRPGRFDRVVAVETPNKVGRESILKVHVSKKELPLGDDVNLGSIASMTTGFTGADLANLVNEAALLAGRKSKTTVDKIDFIQAVERSIAGIEKKTARLKGSEKAVVARHEAGHAVVGTAVANLLPGQSRVEKLSILPRSGGALGFTYIPPTHEDRYLLFIDELHGRLVTLLGGRAAEEVVYSGRISTGALDDIRRATDMAYKAVAEYGLNQKIGPVSVSTLSAGGMDDSGGSPWGRDQGHLVDLVQREVTNLLQSALDVALTVVRANPDVLEGLGAQLEDEEKVEGEELQKWLNRVVAPEELAVFIKGKQAALLPEQASSS
- the BNAC09G34100D gene encoding uncharacterized protein BNAC09G34100D, with product MSKRSNGSYSPTIQSLCKKATRKLKHITQEAEEIPSRTEQKTTRMASSILMSFAPATVRCFATGAKGTTNTTTTKEEKSIIDFVLGSLTKQDQFYETDPLLKKVDDKEGTTGGNGGRKTVSGGKNSLAVPQKKNGGGFGGLFAKK